Proteins from a single region of Ziziphus jujuba cultivar Dongzao chromosome 1, ASM3175591v1:
- the LOC107421885 gene encoding U-box domain-containing protein 8 produces MATEFPDDFKCPISLEIMSDPVILSSGHTFDRVSIQRWLDAGHRTCPITKLPLPDHPSLIPNHALRSLISNYALVSPPKLQQQPEPQALISTLTSPSSSLDSKLNSLDQLTRLSKRDSAFRSKLTESGAVSAVLKCIGSDDPGLQEKALSLLLNLSLDDDNKVGLVAEGAIGRIIGALQGGSSNCRALAATMLTSLAVVEVNKATIGAYPYAIRTLVSLLSDGKGREKKEAATALYAICSFPDNRRRAVQCGAVPILMRIADSGLERAVEVLGLLAKCKEGREEMERFEGCVRILVRILKNGSSRGIQYALLTLNSLCCFSEEMCGEARKEGILEICMGLLDDDYEKIWRNASNLIQVLSGNHSSR; encoded by the coding sequence ATGGCGACTGAGTTCCCTGACGATTTCAAGTGTCCGATTTCGTTGGAGATAATGTCCGACCCGGTTATATTATCTTCGGGTCACACATTTGACCGGGTCTCAATACAACGGTGGCTGGACGCCGGCCACCGTACCTGCCCAATTACCAAACTACCCCTGCCTGACCATCCGTCGCTCATCCCCAACCACGCCCTCAGGAGCTTGATTTCCAATTACGCCCTTGTCTCCCCGCCGAAATTACAGCAGCAACCCGAACCCCAAGCCCTAATCTCCACCCTTACTTCTCCGTCTTCCTCGCTTGACTCCAAGCTTAACTCGCTCGACCAACTCACCCGGCTTTCCAAGCGCGACTCTGCTTTCCGTTCGAAGTTGACCGAGTCGGGTGCTGTGTCCGCCGTGCTCAAGTGTATTGGGTCGGATGATCCGGGTCTGCAAGAGAAGGCGCTGTCTCTGCTGCTGAACCTGAGCTTGGACGATGATAACAAAGTGGGCTTGGTGGCCGAAGGCGCAATTGGTCGAATCATTGGGGCTTTGCAAGGTGGGTCGTCGAATTGTCGAGCTCTTGCGGCTACCATGTTGACGAGCTTGGCAGTTGTAGAAGTGAACAAGGCGACGATTGGGGCATACCCATATGCAATTCGGACTCTGGTTTCGCTTCTCAGTGACGGGAAAGGCCGAGAGAAGAAGGAAGCAGCCACGGCGCTTTACGCAATCTGTTCGTTCCCTGATAACCGGAGGCGAGCCGTGCAATGCGGGGCGGTGCCAATTCTGATGAGAATTGCCGACTCGGGGCTTGAAAGGGCTGTCGAAGTGCTGGGTCTTCTGGCCAAGTGCAAAGAAGGCAGAGAAGAAATGGAGAGGTTTGAGGGGTGTGTAAggattttggtgagaattttgaaaaacgGTAGCTCTCGGGGGATTCAGTATGCGTTGCTAACGTTGAACTCGCTTTGTTGTTTTAGTGAAGAAATGTGTGGTGAAGCGAGGAAAGAAGGGATTTTGGAGATTTGTATGGGATTGTTGGATGATGATTATGAAAAGATTTGGAGAAATGCTAGTAATTTGATCCAAGTTCTTAGTGGAAACCACTCGTCGCGGTGA